The window GTCGAAGCCCGTCGTGCGCAGCAGCCGCACGAGGGTCGGGCGATTGCACGCCACCGCGACATCACCCCCGAGCTCGCGCGTGCGGCGGATGGCGCCGATCAGGGCTCCCAGGCCGGCGGAGTCCACGAACGGGATCCCGGACATGTCGATGAGCAGACGGCGCCCGTTCGCCATGTCCGCCAGGGCCTGGCGGAAGTGGCTGACGGTGAAGGCGTCCAACTCGCCGACCGGGCGGCAGACGGTAAACCCCTCGGGTGTCTCGTCTTGGTGGATCGTGAGCACGCGTCCTCCTGAACCCGCCCTGCGGCGGCGTCCACAGGATGGTACCCATGTCCGGAGGGCAGCTACCCTCGGGCACGTGCCAGAGATAGTGATAGCTACGGATTCGGCCGCCGTCTGCGACGAGGTCAGCTCGGTCGTCGCGGGGCCTGGCACCACGGTCAGGTGGGTCCGGGCAGGCGAGGCGG is drawn from Acidimicrobiales bacterium and contains these coding sequences:
- a CDS encoding STAS domain-containing protein; protein product: MLTIHQDETPEGFTVCRPVGELDAFTVSHFRQALADMANGRRLLIDMSGIPFVDSAGLGALIGAIRRTRELGGDVAVACNRPTLVRLLRTTGFDRIVTVAETIEEAAAALSKDATVKE